Proteins from one Antennarius striatus isolate MH-2024 chromosome 12, ASM4005453v1, whole genome shotgun sequence genomic window:
- the cenpj gene encoding centromere protein J isoform X2, translated as MSSPAGIQFSQEGFLARFLPSSTRAGVILDPRMDLAGSLRHTSAVGSPPVGPDDSFNSSFAPLPASADSSCLVVDGSARSPGGDGAAPDSGARIHPDGELDSSDGMASKSHKSQDLPLMMKLEELRKWQQHMQEQLKAHQLEELIRLQEEHQKLLGVMNQFQDCTEEDSREDDQEQSVNPEGHESRDTLTPIPEAELTEDDRTENEILHERPIGGQMKTFEELLEEQLRLEEQRLKSAQQQQGQDGGEAAQAPPKRAFLKRGEGLSRFTSNRKALPPKAEARKDPTPQPQTHVISRSHSEPTAILRGNRDGVPRLPVQRKTATLNKENQLRGINVAPRDISVVSKGARTKVLGSHQRQNTDGSEWIQRDPEGKQNKHPPVLRHIKEQGNRIVALSPPAAWNPDHNTQENPVAKRVGMVTQPEKVGSDTAREKGWRVQSGGGEGGPQDSLEVSFQEKLRRWDCDQRLESMELGEFELLEQAAEELSFSSNSSFVMKVLQMDQIKAARGLHPRRLSSTPIKSPPKGGPGRGSSVDTCKSRSMNSEAFVVRDDTLKNKVSISENEEEESGREEEHGISDISSLSGSECEDREAEVKQLLFATTCFPAHVNPPYDKRSYQDEDGCRDPASHAAAAGDRESDGVFSDADESTFTEDKDGQRDRVVFDDNDTWNDVDDTAIELSDDGGGICTEAASGISPRKRTLVRKVAVNKATELEKDTVVSSANQEPGPPSPPPASQLMTRLFPSLKPKTQNAPLHPPSSAAALESKRPEVETGQQVQSKLLRERLVELEIEIERFKKENAALIKLRQENELQQERLRKDRLEFEQLKADQLAKFEEYKKEENKKLQKERKLFEKHASAVRAMPDKKEREEIQALKQQLNSLQEELRGKESRWAAAQGRMRQQIDTLRQENSSLQEEIHMMEKLRLNTWNDKEKRDAPRNLNSLSVVTKGVKFASPLDSRGSSSSPPKTNTSAPRRTSQDSSQGAGIKSSLKKPSRLSCSSSFQSSSSLPDKKTEEKLMPPSRNQDKEQNQESSQSCLPEMESLPKEPESSKTEESESVLEVITHPDGKIEKVLAGGDRLISFPNGTRKEVSADGQTVKVTFFNGDTKQIMADQRVIYYYAEAQTTHITYPDATEVLHFPNNQTERLFPDGRKEITFPDQTVKNLYPDGREESVLTDGTIIQVNPDGTKEIHFNTGQKEVHTPDYKRREYPDGTCKTVYTDGRQETRYPTGRLRIKDKDGNVIVDNRV; from the exons ATGTCATCTCCAGCCGGGATTCAGTTCTCCCAGGAAGGCTTCTTGGCACGCTTCTTGCCAAGCAGCACCAGGGCCGGAGTGATCCTCGACCCCCGCATGGACTTGGCTGGCTCCCTGCGGCACACCTCCGCCGTGGGGTCTCCTCCTGTGGGGCCAGATGACTCATTTAACTCCAGCTTCGCCCCTCTGCCCGCCTCGGCTGACAGCAGCTGCCTTGTTGTGGATGGATCCGCCCGGTCACCTGGAGGAGATGGGGCCGCTCCGGACTCTGGAGCTCGGATTCATCCCGATGGAGAATTGGACAGTTCGGATGGGATGGCGAGCAAATCACACAAATCACAAGATCTGCCTCTAATGATGAAATTAGAAGAG ctgaGGAAATGGCAGCAGCACATGCAGGAGCAGCTGAAAGCCcaccagctggaggagctgattCGCCTTCAGGAGGAGCACCAGAAGCTGCTGGGAGTGATGAATCAATTCCAGGACTGCACGGAAG AAGACTCCAGAGAAGATGATCAGGAGCAGAGTGTTAATCCAGAGGGTCATGAGAGTAGAGACACATTAACACCAATTCCTGAAGCTGAGCTGACTGAAGACGACAGAACAGAAAATGAGATCCTACATGAGAG ACCTATCGGGGGTCAGATGAAGACATTTGAGGAGTTGCTGGAGGAGCAACTGaggctggaggagcagaggctGAAGTCTGCCCAGCAACAACAG GGCCAAGATGGAGGTGAAGCTGCGCAGGCCCCACCTAAGAGGGCTTTTCTGAAGCGAGGGGAGGGTCTCTCAAGATTTACCAGCAATCGCAAAGCTTTGCCACCGAAAGCGGAGGCGAGGAAGGATCCGACCCCTCAACCGCAGACTCACGTGATCTCTCGCAGCCACTCTGAGCCCACAGCCATCTTGAGAGGAAACAGGGACGGTGTCCCGCGGCTTCCCGTCCAGCGCAAAACTGCCACACTCAACAAGGAAAACCAACTGAGAGGTATCAATGTGGCACCTCGTGACATCAGCGTTGTGAGTAAAGGAGCTCGGACAAAGGTTTTGGGTAGTCATCAAAGACAGAACACAGACGGATCTGAGTGGATTCAAAGGGATCCAGAGGGGAAACAAAACAAGCATCCACCGGTTTTAAGGCACATAAAGGAGCAGGGTAACAGGATAGTGGCTCTGTCGCCTCCGGCCGCGTGGAACCCTGATCACAACACGCAAGAAAACCCTGTAGCCAAGCGGGTTGGCATGGTAACGCAGCCGGAGAAAGTTGGTAGTGATACAGCTAGAGAGAAAGGATGGAGAGTAcaatcaggaggaggagagggaggtcCACAGGATTCCTTAGAGGTGTCGTTCCAGGAGAAACTCCGGCGCTGGGATTGTGATCAGCGGTTGGAAAGCATGGAGCTGGGAGAGTTTGAGCTGCTGGAGCAAGCAGCTGAGGAGCTGTCCTTCTCATCCAACTCGTCTTTTGTCATGAAG GTTCTCCAGATGGACCAGATAAAGGCCGCCAGGGGCCTCCACCCACGACGGCTCTCCTCCACCCCCATAAAGTCACCTCCTAAAGGTGGACCTGGTAGGGGCAGTAGTGTTGATACTTGTAAAAGCAGGTCCATGAACTCGGAAGCATTTGTGGTAAGAGACGACACACTCAAGAACAAAGTGAGCATCAGTGAAaacgaggaggaagagagtgggagagaagaggagcatgGGATCTCTGATATTTCATCCTTGAGCGGCTCGGAATGTGAAGACCGTGAAGCGGAAgtaaaacaacttttatttgcTACCACCTGTTTTCCTGCTCACGTGAACCCACCGTATGACAAGCGCTCGTATCAGGACGAGGATGGCTGCAGGGATCCGGCGTCTCACGCGGCAGcagctggagacagagagagcgaTGGCGTCTTCAGTGATGCTGACGAATCCACGTTTACAGAGGACAAAGACGGGCAGCGAGACAGAGTCGTGTTTGACGACAATGACACATGGAACGACGTGGACGACACTGCGATCGAGCTATCGGATGACGGGGGTGGAATTTGCACAGAGGCAGCCAGTGGAATCTCTCCCAGGAAGCGGACTCTGGTGAGGAAGGTAGCGGTGAACAAAGCCACGGAGCTGGAGAAGGATACGGTTGttagttcagccaatcaggagccaggtcctccttctcctccccctgCCTCTCAGCTCATGACTCGCTTGTTCCCTTCGCTTAAGCCGAAGACCCAGAATGCACCTCTTCATCCACCCAGTTCTGCTGCTGCACTGGAGTCCAAAAGGCCAGAGGTGGAAACAG GCCAGCAGGTTCAGTCCAAACTCCTGAGAGAGAGACTGGTGGAACTGGAGATTGAGATTGAGAGGTTCAAGAAGGAGAACGCCGCCCTCATCAAACTCAGGCAGGAGAATGAGTTGCAGCAAGAACGTCTCAG GAAAGACCGTTTGGAGTTTGAGCAGCTGAAAGCGGACCAGCTGGCCAAATTTGAGGAATACAAGAAAGAGGAGAACAAAAAACTTCAGAAGGAGCGCAAACTGTTTGAGAAGCACGCATCGGCTGTCAGAGCCATGCCCGACAAGAAGGAACGGGAGGAAATCCAG GCATTGAAGCAGCAGCTGAACTCgctgcaggaggagctgagggGGAAGGAGAGCCGCTGGGCCGCTGCTCAGGGCCGAATGCGGCAGCAGATCGACACCCTCAGGCAGGAGAACTCCTCTCTTCAGGAGGAG ATTCACATGATGGAAAAGCTCCGCCTGAACACGTGGAAcgacaaagaaaagagagacgCTCCCAGAAATCTCAACAGCCTGTCAGTTGTGACCAAAGGAGTAAAATTCGCT AGTCCTCTTGACTccagaggaagcagcagcagccccccAAAGACCAACACAAGCGCCCCTAGAAGGACGTCCCAGGACAGCAGTCAGGGTGCAG GGATAAAAAGCAGCCTGAAGAAGCCATCGAGGCTGAGCTGCTCTTCCTCATTCCAATCTTCTTCCTCATTACCTGACAAAAAGACAGAGGAGAAGTTAATGCCTCCCAGCAGGAACCAGGACAAAGAACAGAACCAGGAATCCTCACAGAGCTGCCTCCCA GAAATGGAATCTCTGCCAAAAGAACCAGAGAGCAGCAAAACCGAAGAGTCAGAATCCGTTCTGGAGGTCATCACACACCCCGATGGGAAG ATTGAAAAGGTTCTGGCCGGTGGCGATCGCCTTATCTCCTTCCCCAACGGAACCAGGAAGGAGGTTTCAGCCGATGGACAGACCGTCAAAGTCACCTTCTTCAACGGAGACACCAAACAGATCATGGCCGACCAGAGAGTG ATCTACTACTACGCTGAGGCCCAGACAACACACATCACCTACCCCGATGCCACAGAGGTCCTGCATTTCCCCAATAATCAGACTG AGAGGCTTTTCCCAGACGGTCGCAAGGAAATCACTTTCCCAGACCAGACTGTCAAAAACTTGTACCCCGACGGGAGGGAGGAGAGCGTTCTGACAGACGGGACCATCATACAGGTCAACCC GGACGGCACCAAGGAGATTCATTTCAACACAGGCCAGAAGGAGGTTCACACGCCCGACTACAAGAGGAGGGAGTATCCGGACGGTACCTGTAAGACGGTCTACACCGATGGCCGGCAGGAAACCCGCTACCCCACCGGAAGGCTCAGGATCAAAGACAAGGACGGCAACGTCATCGTGGACAACAGGGTGTAG